From one Streptomyces sp. R41 genomic stretch:
- a CDS encoding metallophosphoesterase, with translation MTDTSDTRPADSEAQAPRQNRLHRLMRYIPLIAPVLLWAVPCWVLLHSGQHWPLPVTLAGTALFALGLVGMPLAMVRGHGRRQQDRAAIVGDTLLGTSWVLFTWSILLGLPLRLVLTVAGVDESQDRARIVTWAVLGITAVLLAWGYAEARRVPRVRRLDVQLPRLGAGLDGIRVVLITDTHYGPLDRTRWSARVCETVNTLEADLVCHTGDIADGTAERRRAQAAPLGTVRATRARVYVTGNHEYFSEAQGWVDLMDELGWEPLRNRHLLLERGGDTLVVAGVDDVTAESSGLAGHRAHLAGALNGADPDLPVLLLAHQPKFIDRAAAGGIDLQLSGHTHGGQIWPFHHLVRIDQPALAGLSHHGPRTLLYTSRGTGFWGPPFRVFAPSEITLLVLRSPHLPTSM, from the coding sequence GTGACCGACACCAGCGACACCCGACCCGCCGACAGTGAAGCGCAAGCGCCGCGGCAGAACAGACTGCACCGCCTGATGCGCTACATCCCCCTGATCGCCCCCGTCCTGCTGTGGGCCGTGCCCTGCTGGGTGCTCCTGCACAGCGGCCAGCACTGGCCGCTGCCCGTCACGCTCGCCGGCACCGCCCTGTTCGCCCTCGGCCTCGTCGGTATGCCGCTCGCGATGGTGCGCGGCCACGGCCGGCGCCAGCAGGACCGGGCGGCGATCGTCGGTGACACCCTGCTGGGCACCAGTTGGGTTCTGTTCACCTGGTCCATTCTGCTCGGCCTCCCATTGCGGCTCGTACTGACCGTGGCCGGCGTCGACGAGAGTCAGGACCGGGCTCGAATTGTCACTTGGGCCGTCCTCGGCATAACCGCCGTACTACTCGCCTGGGGGTACGCCGAAGCCCGCCGCGTGCCACGCGTGCGCCGACTCGACGTGCAGCTCCCACGGCTGGGTGCCGGGTTGGACGGCATCCGCGTCGTCCTCATCACCGACACCCACTACGGTCCCCTCGATCGCACTCGCTGGTCGGCGCGGGTATGCGAGACGGTGAACACCCTGGAAGCCGACCTGGTCTGCCACACCGGTGACATCGCGGACGGCACGGCCGAACGCCGCCGCGCCCAGGCCGCCCCACTCGGAACCGTGCGGGCCACCCGGGCCCGGGTCTACGTCACCGGCAACCACGAGTACTTCAGCGAGGCCCAGGGCTGGGTCGACCTGATGGACGAGCTGGGCTGGGAGCCGCTGCGCAACCGCCATCTGCTGCTCGAACGCGGAGGCGACACCCTCGTGGTCGCCGGCGTGGATGACGTCACCGCCGAGTCCTCCGGCCTGGCAGGCCACCGCGCCCACCTCGCCGGAGCCTTGAACGGCGCCGACCCCGACCTACCCGTCCTGCTCTTGGCACACCAGCCCAAGTTCATCGACCGGGCGGCAGCCGGCGGCATCGACCTCCAGCTCTCCGGCCACACCCACGGCGGCCAGATCTGGCCCTTCCATCACCTGGTCCGCATCGACCAGCCCGCCCTCGCCGGCCTCAGCCACCACGGCCCCCGCACCCTCCTCTACACCAGCCGCGGCACCGGCTTCTGGGGCCCGCCGTTCCGCGTCTTCGCCCCCAGCGAGATCACCCTGCTCGTGCTCCGCTCCCCGCACCTGCCCACCTCGATGTAG
- a CDS encoding acetamidase/formamidase family protein, with amino-acid sequence MSDPRILTVRPAPGEYAWTFGGAPPVARIAPGTVLDLYTEDCFAGRVRSEKDLVSDVCEFPFLNPQTGPFHVEGAEPGDTVAVHFVSIEPARDWAASTTVPLFGALTSTHTTATLQPPLPETVWIWQLDRERRTALFSARDSDIRIELPMDPMHGTVGVAPANLEVRSALVPDAHGGNMDTPEMRAGVTCYLGVNVEGALLSLGDGHARQGEGETCGVAVECAMNTVVIVELLKGVATPWPRIESDTHIISTGSARPLEDAFRISQLDLVQWLVRDYGFSELDAYQFATQAVESPLANVCDTNYTCVAKLRKEWLPARETHRGLHAQMRDTAAVLRR; translated from the coding sequence ATGAGCGACCCCCGGATCCTGACCGTGCGGCCCGCGCCGGGCGAGTACGCCTGGACGTTCGGCGGCGCGCCGCCCGTGGCGCGTATCGCGCCCGGCACGGTCCTGGATCTCTACACCGAGGACTGCTTCGCCGGACGGGTGCGCTCCGAGAAGGACCTGGTGTCCGACGTGTGCGAGTTTCCGTTCCTGAACCCGCAGACGGGTCCCTTCCATGTGGAGGGAGCCGAGCCGGGCGACACGGTCGCGGTCCACTTCGTGTCGATAGAACCGGCCCGCGACTGGGCGGCATCGACGACGGTTCCCCTCTTCGGTGCGCTCACTTCCACGCACACCACGGCCACGCTGCAGCCACCACTGCCGGAGACCGTGTGGATCTGGCAGCTCGACCGGGAGCGGCGCACGGCACTGTTCAGCGCGCGAGACAGTGACATCCGGATCGAGCTGCCGATGGATCCGATGCATGGAACCGTCGGCGTGGCGCCCGCGAACCTGGAGGTGCGCTCCGCGCTGGTGCCCGACGCACACGGCGGGAACATGGACACCCCGGAGATGCGGGCCGGCGTGACCTGCTACCTCGGAGTGAACGTCGAGGGTGCCCTGTTGAGCCTCGGTGACGGGCACGCACGGCAGGGCGAGGGCGAGACCTGCGGAGTCGCCGTCGAGTGCGCGATGAACACGGTGGTGATCGTCGAACTGCTCAAGGGAGTGGCCACCCCCTGGCCGCGCATCGAGTCCGACACGCACATCATCTCGACCGGCTCGGCACGCCCCTTGGAGGACGCGTTCCGGATATCCCAGCTCGACCTGGTGCAGTGGCTGGTGCGTGACTACGGGTTCAGCGAGTTGGACGCGTACCAGTTCGCGACCCAGGCGGTCGAGTCGCCGCTCGCCAACGTCTGCGACACCAACTACACATGTGTCGCCAAGCTCCGCAAGGAATGGCTGCCCGCACGGGAGACACATCGCGGACTGCACGCACAGATGCGCGACACAGCGGCGGTACTCCGACGCTGA
- the rfbC gene encoding dTDP-4-dehydrorhamnose 3,5-epimerase, which yields MKATEVPEIAGAYLFEPTPYADERGFFCRTFDADVVRSVGLDPDAFVQDSVSRSVRGVLRGLHLRSGLGEAKLVRCSYGKIFDVVVDLRPDSPTYRNVASFELSGETQTTLYIPAGCAHGFQALTETADTSYRIDRPHDPAEDLTIRFDDPELAIPWPLPVASMSQRDREAPSLAQVLKQKES from the coding sequence ATGAAAGCGACCGAAGTCCCGGAGATCGCCGGCGCGTATCTCTTCGAACCGACGCCGTACGCCGACGAGCGCGGCTTCTTCTGCCGCACCTTCGACGCCGACGTGGTCCGCTCGGTGGGCCTCGACCCGGACGCCTTCGTCCAGGACAGCGTCTCTCGCTCGGTCCGGGGCGTGCTGCGCGGCCTGCACCTGCGCTCCGGCTTGGGCGAGGCCAAGCTGGTGCGGTGCTCGTACGGGAAGATCTTCGACGTCGTCGTGGACCTGCGGCCGGACTCGCCGACGTACCGCAACGTGGCCTCCTTCGAGCTGTCCGGCGAGACACAGACGACCCTGTACATCCCGGCGGGGTGCGCGCACGGCTTCCAGGCGCTGACCGAGACCGCCGACACCTCGTACCGGATCGACCGCCCGCACGATCCGGCCGAGGACCTGACGATTCGCTTCGACGACCCGGAGCTCGCCATTCCCTGGCCGCTGCCGGTCGCATCGATGTCCCAGCGGGACCGGGAGGCGCCGAGCCTCGCCCAGGTCCTGAAGCAGAAAGAGAGCTGA
- a CDS encoding APC family permease, whose protein sequence is MSGETVPGLRREAIGLREVLFQSITAMAPAAAVAASIPSGAAFAGGSLPLSVLIALVACLFTASCVAELARQLPAAGSVATYAAQGLHPAVGFLVGWGYVFVEALVPPLLLLQLGFTTAGTLHQEWSSYPDDLWWPWSLAGAAVIALAGYFGVRASARFGTVLGVFEVLVFVVFAVWLIVKAGGDNTLSVFGTSHTAEGFHGISGVFAGSVYTVLAFAGFEAAAPLAEETKDPRRTMHRAVLGAALAIGLVYVLTTYAMAVYFGPDRFAGFGASGAASWEGVARTSFGLFWVLVFLAVVNSTIANANACANVSTRTAFALGRIRVFPQLFARVHPRHRSPVAGVAVQCAVALAAMLGLGFYYDPVTAFLLLATVIVTVVIGVYIVVNLACAGYFLRRRRELLKPVRHLLFPLLGIVAFVPALLTAAGLPVFDFVSELTAPVSYAGPVVGAWMIAGVVVLIVLVRRHPGRIAETARVHLDETSTPDPRQSGAVQS, encoded by the coding sequence ATGTCGGGGGAGACGGTTCCAGGACTGCGGCGCGAGGCGATCGGGCTGCGCGAGGTGCTGTTCCAGAGCATCACGGCCATGGCGCCGGCCGCGGCGGTCGCCGCGTCCATTCCGTCGGGCGCTGCCTTCGCGGGCGGCAGTCTGCCGTTGTCCGTGCTGATCGCCCTGGTGGCGTGTCTGTTCACCGCGTCGTGCGTGGCCGAGCTGGCACGGCAGCTGCCCGCCGCGGGATCGGTGGCCACGTACGCGGCACAGGGACTCCACCCGGCCGTCGGATTCCTCGTGGGCTGGGGCTATGTGTTCGTCGAGGCGCTGGTGCCGCCGCTGCTGCTCCTGCAGCTCGGGTTCACCACGGCGGGCACGCTGCACCAGGAGTGGTCGTCGTATCCGGACGACCTGTGGTGGCCTTGGTCACTCGCCGGCGCGGCGGTGATCGCTCTGGCGGGCTACTTCGGAGTGCGCGCCTCGGCCCGCTTCGGAACCGTCCTCGGAGTGTTCGAGGTGCTGGTCTTCGTGGTCTTCGCGGTATGGCTGATCGTCAAGGCGGGCGGTGACAACACATTGTCGGTGTTCGGCACGTCGCACACGGCCGAGGGATTCCACGGCATCAGCGGCGTGTTCGCGGGATCGGTGTACACGGTGCTCGCCTTCGCCGGGTTCGAGGCGGCGGCGCCGCTCGCGGAGGAGACAAAGGATCCGCGCCGCACGATGCACCGGGCCGTCCTCGGCGCGGCGCTCGCGATCGGCCTCGTCTACGTCCTGACGACCTACGCCATGGCCGTGTACTTCGGACCTGACCGCTTCGCCGGGTTCGGGGCCTCCGGCGCCGCGTCCTGGGAGGGCGTGGCCCGCACTTCGTTCGGCCTGTTCTGGGTGCTGGTGTTCCTCGCGGTGGTCAACTCGACGATCGCGAACGCCAACGCCTGCGCCAATGTCTCCACGCGAACCGCCTTCGCCCTGGGGCGGATCCGGGTGTTCCCACAGCTCTTCGCGCGCGTGCACCCCAGGCACCGCTCCCCCGTCGCCGGAGTCGCCGTGCAGTGCGCCGTGGCGCTCGCGGCCATGCTGGGGCTCGGCTTTTACTACGACCCCGTGACCGCGTTCCTCCTGCTCGCGACAGTGATCGTCACGGTGGTGATCGGCGTTTACATCGTGGTGAATCTCGCTTGTGCGGGCTACTTCCTGCGCCGCAGGCGGGAATTGCTCAAACCGGTGCGGCATCTGCTGTTCCCGCTGCTCGGCATCGTCGCCTTCGTTCCCGCGCTGCTGACCGCGGCGGGCCTGCCGGTCTTCGACTTCGTATCCGAGCTGACCGCGCCCGTCTCATACGCGGGACCGGTCGTCGGTGCCTGGATGATCGCGGGGGTCGTGGTATTGATCGTCCTGGTGCGCCGTCACCCCGGGCGCATAGCCGAGACCGCCCGTGTCCATCTCGACGAGACCTCCACCCCCGACCCCCGGCAGAGCGGAGCTGTGCAGTCATGA
- a CDS encoding phosphatase PAP2 family protein gives MTGRPPPAVLPPSLRVRLGLIAALAALVVVVLGVLYAGHSEPGRVDRWIIQPTADSVRPPWRRVALALDFLGEPAGSAMLVVAAVGGCLLLRRPRAAVLIVAGVGMSVGTATLLKSLVGRTIHGDGNLSYPSGHTAFFTALALMAALLATGRLGLGRTAGTSLVFAAALVAGAAMGWAQVALGAHYPTDVLGGWCTALAVIPATAWLVDRMADRLADRMADAGRREHR, from the coding sequence GTGACCGGCCGGCCCCCACCCGCGGTGCTGCCCCCATCGCTGCGCGTGCGACTCGGGCTGATCGCGGCCCTCGCCGCGCTGGTGGTCGTCGTGCTCGGGGTCCTGTACGCCGGCCACAGCGAGCCCGGCAGGGTGGACAGGTGGATCATCCAGCCGACGGCGGACAGTGTGCGGCCGCCGTGGCGGCGCGTCGCTCTGGCCCTGGACTTCTTGGGGGAGCCCGCCGGATCGGCGATGTTGGTCGTGGCCGCCGTGGGCGGCTGCCTGCTGCTTCGGCGTCCTCGCGCAGCGGTGCTCATCGTTGCCGGGGTCGGCATGAGCGTGGGGACGGCGACACTGCTCAAGTCGCTGGTGGGACGCACCATCCACGGTGACGGCAACCTGTCCTATCCGAGCGGGCACACCGCCTTCTTCACCGCGCTCGCCCTCATGGCGGCGTTGCTCGCGACTGGCCGGCTCGGCCTCGGCAGGACGGCCGGCACGTCACTCGTGTTCGCCGCGGCGCTGGTTGCCGGCGCCGCGATGGGATGGGCGCAGGTCGCCCTGGGCGCGCACTACCCGACCGATGTCCTCGGCGGCTGGTGCACCGCGCTGGCGGTGATACCGGCGACCGCGTGGCTGGTCGACCGGATGGCTGACCGGCTGGCCGATCGGATGGCCGACGCCGGTCGACGGGAGCATCGCTGA
- a CDS encoding GAF domain-containing protein translates to MSDPWVALEPGTDPVERVRILRRAHEAFTEAGTVPRPVRSVVADSWRRSARAGVVPDGTASVELMDGDLGSYRAEHPLARVMPLFRELMGTFAADGEHLLAVCDAQGRLLWVEGHPATRRQAGRMNFVPGARWSETAVGTNAPGTAVAVDRPVQVFAAEHFIRRVQPWTCAAAPVHDPRTGRVLGAVDITGGDGLAHPHSLGFVQAVARAAESQLALLTPPKAMTDTVELTALGRDEAQLLAGGRKIRLSRRHSEILVLLARHPEGLTGDELLCALYEDESVTPVTLRAELARLRRVLGPGLLGSRPYRLTAPVESDVAVVERRLGTGAVTGAAAVYAGPLLPGSGAPAVVRLRHRLADGLRTALIARRDPDLLADWARAPWGEDDLDVWRALAAVRPTAAVRARLEALESELSAPPGRLRPAPRGRERPARP, encoded by the coding sequence TTGAGCGATCCATGGGTGGCCCTGGAACCGGGGACCGATCCCGTCGAGCGGGTGCGGATCCTGCGCCGCGCCCACGAGGCGTTCACCGAGGCGGGCACGGTGCCGCGGCCGGTGCGTTCCGTGGTGGCCGACTCGTGGCGGCGTTCGGCGCGGGCCGGTGTCGTACCGGACGGCACCGCGAGTGTGGAGCTCATGGACGGGGATCTCGGCTCATATCGGGCGGAGCATCCGCTGGCCCGGGTGATGCCGCTGTTCCGCGAACTCATGGGGACGTTCGCGGCGGACGGGGAGCACCTCCTTGCGGTGTGCGACGCGCAGGGTCGGCTGCTGTGGGTCGAGGGCCATCCAGCCACGCGGCGGCAGGCGGGGCGGATGAACTTCGTGCCGGGTGCGCGGTGGTCGGAGACGGCGGTGGGTACGAACGCGCCGGGTACGGCCGTTGCCGTCGACCGGCCGGTGCAGGTGTTCGCGGCGGAGCACTTCATCCGGCGAGTCCAGCCCTGGACGTGCGCGGCGGCGCCGGTGCACGACCCACGCACCGGGCGGGTGCTCGGTGCGGTGGACATCACCGGTGGGGACGGTCTCGCGCATCCGCACAGTCTCGGCTTCGTGCAGGCGGTGGCGCGCGCCGCGGAGTCCCAACTGGCATTGCTCACACCGCCGAAGGCCATGACGGACACCGTCGAACTGACCGCGCTGGGCCGCGACGAGGCGCAACTGCTCGCGGGCGGCCGGAAGATCAGGCTCAGCCGCAGGCACAGCGAGATCCTGGTGCTGCTGGCTCGGCACCCGGAAGGTCTGACGGGCGACGAGTTGTTGTGCGCGCTGTACGAGGACGAGTCGGTGACGCCGGTGACGCTGCGCGCCGAACTGGCACGGCTGCGCCGGGTCCTCGGGCCGGGCCTGCTGGGTTCGCGGCCCTATCGGCTGACGGCGCCGGTCGAGTCCGATGTCGCGGTGGTGGAGCGGCGGCTCGGCACCGGGGCGGTCACCGGGGCCGCTGCGGTGTACGCCGGTCCGCTGCTGCCGGGTTCGGGTGCCCCAGCAGTGGTGCGGCTGCGGCACAGGCTGGCGGACGGGCTGCGTACGGCGCTCATCGCCCGTCGTGACCCCGATTTGCTGGCCGACTGGGCCCGCGCACCCTGGGGCGAGGACGACCTCGACGTTTGGCGGGCGCTGGCCGCCGTGCGGCCGACGGCGGCCGTGCGGGCGCGACTGGAGGCGTTGGAGTCCGAGCTGTCGGCGCCTCCGGGCCGGCTGCGTCCCGCACCGCGCGGGCGGGAGCGACCGGCGCGACCCTGA
- a CDS encoding glutamate-1-semialdehyde 2,1-aminomutase has translation MDTEEFLLPRSRTANERLHAMIPGGAHTYAKGDDQYPENLAPVISHGRGAHVWDIDGNRYIEYGSGLRSVSLGHAHPRVNEAVRREIDRGSNFVRPSIVEVEAAERFLATVPTAEMVKFAKNGSDVTTAAVRLARAVTGRPRVAICADHPFFSVDDWFIGTTPMAAGIPAATTELTVAFPYGDLAATEELLTRYQDEVACLILEPAGHTEPPPGYLAGLRELADRHGCVLIFDEMITGLRWSEAGAQGLYGVVPDLSTFGKALGNGFAVSALAGRRELMERGGLRHSGDRVFLLSTTHGAETHSLAAAMAVQSTYVEEGVTARLHALGERLAAGVRDAAAGMGVGDHIVVRGRASNLVFATLDENRQPSQQYRTLFLRRLLAGGVLAPSFVVSSALDDADIDRTVDVVAQACAVYRKALDAGDPTPWLGGRPVKPVFRRLA, from the coding sequence GTGGACACCGAAGAGTTCCTCCTGCCCCGGTCGCGGACGGCGAACGAGCGGCTGCACGCCATGATCCCCGGGGGTGCGCACACCTACGCCAAGGGCGACGACCAGTACCCCGAGAACTTGGCCCCGGTCATCAGCCACGGCCGCGGTGCCCACGTGTGGGACATCGACGGCAACCGCTACATCGAGTACGGCTCCGGCCTGCGATCGGTCAGCCTCGGCCACGCCCACCCACGCGTGAACGAAGCGGTGCGCAGGGAAATCGACCGCGGCAGCAACTTCGTTCGGCCGTCCATCGTGGAGGTCGAGGCCGCGGAACGCTTCCTGGCCACGGTGCCGACCGCGGAGATGGTGAAGTTCGCGAAGAACGGCTCCGACGTCACCACCGCCGCGGTGCGACTCGCCCGTGCCGTCACCGGGCGCCCGCGGGTGGCCATCTGCGCCGACCATCCGTTCTTCTCCGTCGACGACTGGTTCATCGGCACCACGCCGATGGCCGCCGGTATTCCGGCGGCGACCACCGAGCTCACCGTGGCGTTCCCTTACGGGGACCTGGCCGCCACGGAGGAGCTGCTCACCCGGTACCAGGACGAGGTCGCCTGCCTGATTCTCGAACCTGCCGGCCACACCGAGCCGCCTCCCGGATACCTCGCCGGCCTGCGCGAACTGGCCGACCGGCACGGCTGCGTACTGATCTTCGATGAGATGATCACCGGCCTGCGCTGGTCCGAGGCGGGCGCCCAGGGCCTGTACGGCGTCGTCCCCGACCTCTCCACGTTCGGCAAGGCGCTGGGCAACGGGTTCGCCGTCTCCGCGCTGGCCGGGCGCCGCGAGCTGATGGAGCGGGGCGGGCTGCGTCACTCCGGCGACCGGGTGTTCCTGCTGTCCACCACGCACGGTGCGGAAACGCATTCCCTGGCAGCCGCGATGGCCGTGCAAAGCACCTACGTCGAGGAGGGCGTCACCGCGCGGCTGCACGCCCTCGGCGAGCGGCTGGCCGCCGGTGTCCGCGACGCTGCGGCCGGCATGGGCGTCGGCGACCACATCGTCGTCCGGGGCCGGGCCAGCAACCTGGTCTTCGCCACCCTGGACGAGAACCGGCAGCCGTCGCAGCAGTACCGCACCCTGTTCCTGCGCCGGCTCCTCGCGGGCGGAGTGCTGGCCCCGTCGTTCGTGGTGAGCAGCGCGCTCGACGACGCGGACATCGACCGCACCGTCGACGTGGTGGCCCAGGCATGTGCGGTATACCGGAAGGCACTGGACGCCGGTGACCCCACCCCCTGGCTGGGCGGACGACCGGTGAAGCCCGTATTCCGCCGCTTGGCGTGA
- a CDS encoding N-acetylmuramoyl-L-alanine amidase, which translates to MERAGSFPSRRRLLKGAALAALPYSLLPNTRAGAEAASVDYPGAEWTQASASNYTASNRPTDYPLDYVIIHVTQATYPDTLSVFQNPKKEVSAHYLVRSADGHVAQCVKEHDIAWHAGNWDYNTRSIGIEHEGWVDRPAYFTNALYEESARLTAAICTRYSIPKDRAHILGHYEVPGTDHTDPGPNWDWTRYIRLVNFA; encoded by the coding sequence ATGGAACGGGCCGGATCGTTCCCGAGCCGGCGGCGGCTGCTGAAGGGCGCAGCCCTCGCCGCCCTCCCCTACTCGTTACTCCCCAACACCCGGGCCGGCGCAGAGGCTGCGTCGGTGGACTACCCGGGCGCCGAATGGACACAGGCGAGCGCGTCCAACTACACGGCGTCCAACCGGCCGACGGACTATCCGCTCGACTACGTGATCATCCATGTCACCCAGGCGACCTACCCCGACACCCTGTCCGTCTTCCAGAACCCGAAGAAGGAGGTGTCCGCCCACTACCTCGTGCGATCGGCCGACGGACATGTCGCGCAGTGCGTCAAAGAGCACGACATCGCCTGGCACGCGGGGAACTGGGACTACAACACGCGCAGCATCGGCATCGAGCACGAGGGCTGGGTGGACCGGCCCGCCTACTTCACCAACGCCCTGTACGAGGAGTCGGCCAGGCTCACGGCCGCGATCTGCACCAGATACAGCATCCCCAAAGACCGCGCCCACATCCTCGGCCATTACGAGGTACCGGGTACCGACCACACCGACCCGGGGCCGAACTGGGACTGGACGCGCTACATAAGGCTCGTCAACTTCGCCTGA
- a CDS encoding aldehyde dehydrogenase family protein, translating into MTRYAAPGTEGAIVSYQARYDHFIGGEYVPPARGQYFENPSPVNGQPFTEVARGTAEDVERALDAAHAAAPGWGRTSVTARADILLKIADRMEANLEKLAVAESWENGKPVRETLAADIPLAIDHFRYFAGAIRAQEGSLGEVDDDTVAYHFHEPLGVVAQIIPWNFPILMAVWKLAPALAAGNAVVIKPAEQTPASIHYWMSLIADLLPPGVVNIVNGFGVEAGKPLASSPRVAKVAFTGETTTGRLIMQYASENIKPVTLELGGKSPNIFFDDVWAADDDFRDKALEGFTMFALNQGEVCTCPSRALIQRGHYREFLEAAVARTELIKPGHPLDTDTMIGAQASNDQLEKILSYLDIGRQEGAKVLTGGERIEHDGELKGGYYVQPTIFEGDNRMRIFQEEIFGPVVSVTSFDDFDDAIKIANDTLYGLGAGVWTRDINTAYRAGRAIQAGRVWTNCYHAYPAHAAFGGYKQSGIGRENHKMMLEHYQQTKNILCSYSPQKLGFF; encoded by the coding sequence ATGACCCGTTACGCGGCGCCCGGCACCGAGGGCGCGATCGTCTCCTACCAGGCGCGTTATGACCACTTCATCGGCGGAGAGTACGTACCGCCGGCTCGCGGACAGTACTTCGAGAACCCGAGTCCGGTGAACGGGCAGCCGTTCACGGAGGTCGCGCGGGGCACCGCCGAGGACGTGGAGCGCGCGCTGGACGCGGCGCACGCGGCGGCGCCCGGCTGGGGGCGCACGTCCGTGACCGCGCGCGCCGACATCCTGCTCAAGATCGCTGATCGGATGGAGGCGAACCTGGAGAAGCTGGCGGTCGCCGAGAGCTGGGAGAACGGCAAGCCCGTGCGCGAGACCCTGGCGGCCGACATCCCGCTCGCGATCGACCACTTCCGCTACTTCGCGGGAGCGATCCGCGCCCAGGAGGGTTCGCTCGGCGAGGTCGACGACGACACCGTCGCGTACCACTTCCACGAGCCGCTCGGCGTGGTCGCGCAGATCATTCCGTGGAACTTCCCCATCCTGATGGCGGTCTGGAAGCTCGCCCCGGCGCTTGCCGCGGGCAACGCGGTCGTCATCAAGCCCGCCGAGCAGACCCCGGCCTCCATCCACTACTGGATGAGCCTGATCGCGGATCTGCTGCCCCCGGGTGTCGTGAACATCGTCAACGGCTTCGGCGTGGAGGCGGGAAAGCCCCTCGCGTCCAGCCCCCGGGTGGCGAAGGTCGCGTTCACGGGCGAGACGACGACGGGGCGGCTGATCATGCAGTACGCCTCCGAGAACATCAAGCCGGTCACGCTGGAGCTCGGCGGCAAGTCCCCGAACATCTTCTTCGACGACGTGTGGGCGGCCGACGACGACTTCCGCGACAAGGCGCTCGAAGGCTTCACGATGTTCGCGCTCAACCAGGGCGAGGTGTGCACGTGCCCGTCCCGCGCGCTGATCCAGCGCGGCCACTACCGCGAGTTCCTGGAAGCGGCGGTCGCCCGCACCGAACTCATCAAGCCCGGCCATCCCCTCGACACCGACACGATGATCGGCGCCCAGGCCTCCAACGACCAGTTGGAGAAGATCCTCTCCTACCTGGACATCGGCCGGCAGGAGGGGGCCAAGGTCCTCACCGGGGGTGAACGCATCGAGCACGACGGTGAGTTGAAGGGTGGCTACTACGTCCAGCCGACGATCTTCGAGGGCGACAACCGTATGCGGATCTTCCAGGAGGAGATCTTCGGACCGGTCGTTTCGGTCACGTCGTTCGACGACTTCGACGATGCCATCAAGATCGCGAACGACACGCTGTACGGGCTCGGGGCGGGCGTGTGGACGCGGGACATCAACACCGCCTACCGGGCGGGCCGCGCGATCCAGGCCGGCCGTGTCTGGACGAACTGCTACCACGCGTACCCGGCGCACGCCGCGTTCGGCGGATACAAGCAGTCCGGGATCGGCCGCGAGAACCACAAGATGATGCTGGAGCACTACCAACAGACGAAGAACATTCTTTGTTCTTACAGCCCTCAGAAACTCGGCTTCTTCTAG